Genomic window (Prosthecochloris aestuarii DSM 271):
GAGATTCTTCAGCAACTCGACATCGTTATCTGCGCCGTCCACTACCATTTTGACCTGTCGCTGCAACAACAGACAAGGAGAATCATTAAAGCTCTGGAACACCCCTGTACCCGGATTCTTGCCCATCCAACAGGTCGTCTGCTCACCCGCCGTCAGCCCTATGCGGTAGATATGCAAGCCGTGATGAAGGCTGCCAGAGACACCGGGTGCGTGCTTGAAATCAATTCCGCCCCCAAACGGCTCGATCTCAACGATCAGCATTGCAGGATGGCAAAAGAGATGGGCGTCAAAGTATCCATCGACAGCGACGCTCACTCGACCGGTGATCTTGATTTTCTGCAGAACGGCATCAATCAGGCCCGAAGGGGATGGCTCGAACCCGAAGACGTGATCAACACCCGCTCGCTTACAGAGCTGAAGAAACTGCTGCAGCAAGAAGCGTAACACGGTGAGCGATCACTGTTCCGTCTCCTGACTTCCTCTCGTGATGCAAGTGCCTTTTTCTGAACAGTGCAACCCTACGAAATCATGACAACGATCTTTTCCCGGTTATCACCCGACCTTCACATCTGGATTCTCCTTCTTCTCATTCTTGCCGCCACCCTGCTTATGTGGCGCCTTGCAGTGATCGGTAAACCGCTGAGCATAAAGGGCGCTGCCCCATGGGGCATTGTGAGTATCGAACTTGCCTGGACGACCAAAAAAGCCCGACAGATCGTTGATGCCTGGAATGAGCGAGGGCATCTCGAAACATCGAGACAGCAGACCCACCTCGATTTTCTTTTTCTTCTGATCTATCCTCTGGCATTGAGCCTCGCCTGCGCGATGCTTGCCGGAACCGGCAGCGGTTTGATGACGACGGTGGGTATTGCGCTGTCGTGGTTTGTACTGTTGTGCACCCCGCTTGATGCGATCGAAAACGTGCTGATTTTGCTCATGCTCAAAGGCAATGCCGGTTTTCCGATCCCGTTGCTGACAAGCCTCTCTGCTGCGCTGAAGTTCGCATTGATCGTGGTTGCTCTGGGCTATATCGGTTATGCAGGAGTGACGAACATTTTATGATCTTGCATCACTCGGCTATTGGGCACTGCTGTTAATTTGTTGCGCGATCCGAATACTTCGTTGGTCGGTGCTCGAAATCCTCATCCAGACAAGTCGGGATTCCGGTTTCTGTGCTTCGTCCGCCTTGTCTTCAGCTCGCTCACGACAATGAATAGAGGTACACTATTGATTTTTGTGGACACATCTTCAAAACCTCTGCCAAAAAGTTTTTTGTTTTTCACAGAAAGAAGAGCAGGGATGCAATCAGGAAACAGGGGGACTTGCGAACCTTCGGTACACGCCTGCGATCCATGCAATGCATAAAACGATGTAGATTCCTGCGCTGGTCCAGATATGAGTGAGCTTTGACGCATGTCCGAGAGAAACCTGGAAGGACTGGTGGATGAGGTCCAGCACAAAGAGCAGCGTACCCGATCCGAGCAGGAGCAAGCCTCTTCTGAGGTAATCGAGCGTTTCATCCGCACGTTCCGGCTCCAGCCAGTACTCCTTGTTGGGGATGCTGATCCAGGACGTGTTTTTTTGTGAAAATGTTCGTTGTAGCAATGCATAACCGCCGACAATAATGAGCGTAAGCACAAAATACCAGAAGAAAAATGCCGTTTTCGATCCCCATGCGTCCGGAGCGCCAGAAAAGCCGAAATGGATGGCTATCCGGTCGGGCAGCAGGGGATAGTGGTAGATAGCATGCCCGACCATAAGGGCCCCGAGCAGGGAGAAGAGTGCGATTGCTAATGAGTCTTTCTTTTTTGCAGACATTGCAGGGTGTGGACTTTACTGGATTTTCGTTGTTTTCTCGAATATAAATAAACAGGGGACAACTATTATATAACGTCGTACAGTAAGCGAAAACGTCTGCCGTTCGCATCCGAAAGAGCTTGTTAAACAGAAGGCGGCTCTGGCATTCAGGTTGTGTGCGTTTTTTCGATCGGTACAAGATGTGACCGCTTCCAGCGTCAAACTGAAAAGAGTCTCTCGTGAACCCACCCTCGCTGAAATGATGATGAAAAAACTTTTCCTGCCGTTGGTTGTCGCCATGTGTGCTTTGCCTGCACCTGCCGCTTTCGCTGCAAGCCCTGCTGCCGATTCGAGCTGTCCGGACCCAAAGAATATACAGGACGAGGCTCTCAGGGAGGCGATGGGGGAGTACGCGCTCCAGTATGACAACCTCAGGCCGGTGGATGGGCGGTGCCCTTCAGATACCCGGCTGGTGCAGCTTGCCCTCCTGCTCGATACCAGCAACAGCATGGACGGCCTGATCAACCAGGCCAAGAGCCAGTTGTGGCGGATCGTCAACGAGCTTTCGAGAATGCATAAAAGAGGCGGCGACATACGGCTGCAGGTCGCTCTGTATGAATACGGCAATAACGATCTTTTTCCATCGACCGGGTTCATCCGGCAGGTGACCCCGTTTACCGAAGACCTGGACCGGATTTCCGAGGCACTGTTTTCGCTCGATACCAACGGCGGCTCTGAGTATTGCGGACACGTGATCGGCAGCAGCCTGAACAGGCTTCGCTGGAACCGCTCGGACGAGGGGTTGAAGTTGATCTACATTGCCGGTAACGAGCCGTTCAACCAGGGACCGGTGAGTTACGAGGTTGCGTGCCGCTGGGCGTCGGAGCGTGATATTGCGGTCAATACGATTTACTGCGGTGATTACCGCGTCGGGATCGATACCTTCTGGCAGAGAGGCGCCGATGTTGGCGGCGGCAGTTACTTCGCCATCGACAGCGACCGGGTGACGAGAGGCATTGCGACACCGTATGATGACGATCTCATGCGTCTCGACAAACGTATGAACGCCACCTATGTGCCATACGGGGCGCAGGGTCAGGCGCGTCTTGCCCGGCAGACCGAGCAGGATGCCAATGCAGCAAGGCTTTCGGCGCCTGTTGCCGCAGAACGGGCGGTGTCGAAAGGCTCCAAGCTCTACCAGGCTTCGGACTGGGATCTTGTGGATGCCGTTCGGCAGGAGAAGCTGTCGGTCGATACGCTCGACAAGCAGTATCTGCCTGATGAACTTCAGGGAATGAGTGCAGATGAACTGTCCGGCTACATCGATGGGAAGCAGAAGGAGCGCCAGGAGCTGAAGCAGCAGATAGCCGAATTGAGCCGTAAGCGGGAGGCTTATATCCGGGAGCAGGAAGAGAAGGCAGCCGACGACGAAAGCCTCGGTTCCGCTATTCTGAAAAACCTTCGTGACCAGGCCGGGGCCAGGCAGTTTGACGTCAAGTGACGCTTCAGCTGATTGCTGTCAGAAATAACCACAATCACAAAAGATCGGATCAATGTCACTCGCAGAATTCCTGTATTTCCTGGCATTCACCACGTACATAATCGGTGCATGCTGGTCTCTGCGTTCAGATGGACGGAAAGCGGCGGTGATAGTTCTGATTGTTGGGGTTATATCAGACGTTCTCGTTACCGCCCTGGCTATGTTCGGGCCCGAAGCTTTTGATATGGGGGCAACCGGACGAAATTTCGCAATTGATCTCGGCGCGGTGCTTGGCGCGGTTGTCTGGACTTTGGCCCTTTGTATGCTTGTAGCATGGTATATGCAGCGAAAGCCGTTGTTTCATGTCCTGACAGTGGCAACGTTATTGGTTTGGTTTGTGGCTTACTTAGCCTTTCTGTATGGTCTGCATGTGTACCCAATGACATGATTTTTCCTGACAGTATAACGCCATGTGACAGGGAGCCGCTGTCGGACAAATCCTCTGCGCTACAAATTTGGCGCAGAGCGCAGAGTTGGCATTGAGAGATGAACGTGCGCAAAGCGACAGATGAAGACGCCGATCAAATCGTGCGCATCTTCCACGATACTGTTCACACGGTGAATCTTGGCGACTACACCCGGGAACAGGTCGATGCCTGGTCTCCGGAGATGCCTGAACCCGAGGCATGGACTTCTCATCGGTTATGCACGCGGTCGACCTTCGTAGCGGACGACAAGGGCATCCTCGCCGGATTCGGAGAACTGGACCGGGACGGTCATATCGACGGCTTTTACTGCCATCATCAGTACCAACGACAAGGCGTCGGATCTGCACTCCTCCACAGGATCGAGCAGGAGGCGATCTCCGCCGGACTGCGTCGCCTCTTCACCGAAGCCAGTATTACCGCGCGACCGTTCTTTGCCGCACATGGCTTTGTTGTGTTGAAGCAGCAGATCGTTGTGAGGCGCCACGTGGAGCTGAAGAACTTCCTGATGGAGAAGCAGCTGCAGGCCGACACGAGCCACTGACACATACGCTGAAAGTCCGTCGTAGACGACGCCATTCCATCGTTGGTCAGGCGCGACATTTGGCACTCTCGAGAAAAAAAAGAAACTGAATTCTCTGAAAAACCTTCGCGATCGGGCTGGGGCCAGGCAGTTCAGATAGATTCTGAGGCTGTTTCGACGATGGCTTAGCGGACTTTTACGGCAAGCTCGTCCGCGAAGAGTTCCGATTCGTTCAGGCATGGGGTGACCCCTGCTTTTTTTGCCGTTTGCTGCTACGTGTTGGCTGGTGCAAACAATGCTTTCCCTCGAAGCAACTGTTATTGAGAAGACGATGCCCATCGAGCTGGAGATGTGAGATTCGCTATCGATAGTTACGATCTTTTTTCTGGAAAAACACTTTGCAAATAGAGTGCTATTTCTTTACCTTTAGAAAGAGGTAGTCCTTATAAGTAGTTATGATAGAACAATATCCATGCCTTCAGATACTGAAACACAAACACAATCCAGCGTAACTTTCTAGGATGGACAGCACCATTCTCCGAAACTTCTGGAGTCATTGTGTCACGCACTGTATGTTCGGCACTACAGCAACAGGACAACAGATACGTATTGCGCTTGGATCAAGCGTTTTGTTCGCTTTCATAAACTCAGGCATTCAAAGGAGATGGGTGAAACGGAGATTAATGCTTTTCTGACGAATCTTGCTGTGGACTAAAAAGCCCTGTTGACATGTTTGTTGCCGATTTAGACTGGTCTGGTGGTGGGGGTTTTTATTGTCTTTATACAGAAAGCAGCTTTCTGCTTTTCCGGAAATAGGCAGATCAAGCTAAACATTGTTAGGCGTTTCAATACGCCATGCGTCTAGCATGTTTGTAATCCAAAGGGCAGGAGAAATCAAAATGGGTTTGTTCAGTAAATTAGGTGATAACGGTGTCGCTCAAAGCATTGAATGTAAAACGTGTGGTTCCACGTATCGCGGGAATGTTGATCGTGTTTTCCCGTATGCAATTTGCGGCGGCTGCCTTGAGGGAGAAGGAAACAACGCAAAAAGAAACGGCGATAAATTCCACTTACCAACAAGTGCAAATGGAGTTTCGCCGCAGAAGAAGCAATTGGTCTTAACGGAGAAAGCATGAATTACAAAGAATGGGAAGAATGGTTTTTGCGGGCAAACAAGCACACCTTTGAGGCAGAAATGAAGGTCTGCGATTTTGAAGATAGGGGTGATACAAGTTCAGATGCGTACTGGTCATGGAAAAAGGAAGCAAGACAATGGAGAGAAAACCAAGATTATGCAATCTCTGAGCACCCGAAATTTCATGCTCGTTACCTCGAGCACCGGGGAAAACCCAGTCAAAGCAAAGCAAGCGCAGAAGCCAATGGCGGAAAACATAGTTCTGGCAGCAATTGGTTTATCTGGGTAATCGTTATTGCTGGTGTTCTGTGGTTTTTGTCTAAATAATTTAGCGGAGAATAAAAATGGGATATTACACGACAGTTCCGGCGCTTCACCAGATGGCGTGAACGTCGGCGGCGCTGACGCGGCAAGTTCATTGGCGCCGCTGGTGAGCTTGGTCGTTATGCATTTAAAGAATTTCCGTAACCTGCGCGGGAAGATCGTAACCAACAGCAGGATTAACTTTAAGGAGAAATGAAATGTCAGAAAAGATCACATTTAATGGTCGTGAATTCCACAAAAGCTCATTCAGTGGCCCCGGTCATAATTGCGTGGGGGTCTCAATTCAGAATGATAGTGTGGCTGTAATCAACACAAACACGAAAAAAGAGATGGTTACCTTCACACAAGATGAGTGGAAAGCGTTTATCCAGGGCGTTAAAAATAGCGAATTCGAGCTTTAACTCGACCTTTAGAAAAAGCAGTCCGCAAGCGGGCTGCTTAATCTTTTATGAACAATAGCTCGTTTTATATATCATTCGCGGTGGCATGGACGTTTATTGAGGCAACCATTGCGCTCTCAGGTGTTCAGGAATGGAATACGGCAATCTTGAGGTCAATTTTTGTTGTTCTATTTGGTGGGGCAATCTTAGTTCATATCCGCAGTAATCGGAGGCGATCTCTAAAGAAACTGAGTGGAAAGAACCTTAATAAGCAAGTATTGAAATCAATTGAAAATGGTTTTAAGTATTTGCTTGAAGAAAACACAAACAAAAATGGCCAACGAATGAGGTTGTCACCATCCATAATGGAGTCTGCAACAACTATTGGGGCGCTATCATTAGCCTCAACGATATTGCATAAGGATGGTTCCGTAGAGCAACGAACTATTGAATGGTTATTCGGGGCATTAAAAAAAGTATTCCGCGATAAAGTGCCTGTCAAATATTTTGAATGTTCACGCTGCGATAATGGCAATATCTGTAATGTTGCATACTTTGATTACTTGTCTCATTTTTATTACGCTAAGAATACAAATCTATACAATAAGTTTGTGGATGAATTTCAATTCCTTGGTGAAATACTGGCCTCAAGGCTATCTTGTACTAAATCAAAATGCGGATGGAAGCTTTTTGATCAAGGTGAATATGATGTTTTGGCAACATCAACAAATTTAATATTGTGTTCTGTCTGGGGTTCTCTTTCTGAATCTCAAGAAAAGCGGGCTATAAAATTATTGTTGGCTCTACAGGCAAATTCTGGCCCCAAAAAAGGTAGTTGGGATCGAATTATTACTGACGGCAGGTGGTGTGCAGGAAGTTTAGAGATAATTACTGCACATAGAGTAATTGAATGTCTTGCTATATACAAGAATAAGTATTCAGAGTTTAGCTCCGATATTGACGCTGCTATTACTAATGCAGTCACATATTTAAAATCATGCCAAGGTGGTGAAGAGCCTGTGAATTATGAGCATCAAGTGGGCATAGATGATGTTGAGCTACTAAGAGGGACAGGGCATATTGTTCAAGCGATGGTTAAGGCGGAAAAGCATGATGAATTCTTGGTTGATAAGATCAATACTTTAATTCATTCGCAACAGAAAAATGGGGAATTTATCGGTCAGTTAGGATACTTGGATGGTCAAAGAGAAATTAGAAATAAGACAGACCTTACGGCATTTATCACGAGAACGCTGTGTTTGTATTATCAAAAATATGCATAAACAATCACATGGACTCGGACCTCAAAAAGCGCCGCTCGTTCCTCGCTTTGCTTTTTGCTGCCGGTGATGTGAGGCGTTAGGCAAAAACGTCAAGCAGAAATTGGTTCGATCAGTTAATCCATTTGGATTGATTATGTGATAGGGGACATCCTATATTGAAACCACCAAAAACAATTTTTTAACGCTCGAAAATAATCCTGCCAAGTGCCTCGAGAAGCACGTTACTGAGCGGCGGATTGCTCACTGTTGAAGAATCTCGTATCTTATCGTTATGCGACATGCTGATGAACGGCTGTCAAGCATCCTTTATCCAGATTCCGGGATTCGAGTGAGAGGCTCAAATTGTCCCGCATGAGGTCATTGCCTCAACGTTGTTTCAAGGGCTACTCCCGCCGAATAGCTGCTTTTACAGCCGTTTGTCAGCAGTTGTTCAGTCGCTCATAAGCAAACATTTCTTTCTTCTTCATCATAGTCCAGGCAATAACGAGTAGTTTTGCTGCCAGTTTGACCCTGAGAATTCCCGCGATCCCTTGTTCACGCTCACGTCCCTGCAATTTTCTGGCAAACCAGCACCGGAAAAACGTATTGCGTGATCCTGCCACCAGTGCAGCCTGACAGAGCGCATAGCGCAGTTCAGCCTGCCCTCTTTTGGAAATAACCGGTGTTGCATTCACTGCGGATCGCCCGCTGCGAGGGGGTTAGGGGTCGTTGTTTTACGCCAACCTGGGGAATCTTATTTTCCGAAAAGTGGGGATTTTCAATTTCCGATTACAAAAGTTGTTCGGTAAGCGTAAAAGCCTGAAAATTTTTAAGATCAGAGAGGTTATAGATCGAAATCCCCTGATATTAATATCTCAGGCATGTTTCCAGCCGCACTTTCGACAGAATCGGCAAAGAGGCAAATAACTTCGCGTATTAGAGCCCCGCTGCTTTGCCACCGGTCGGTTCCGGCTGAGGGTATGTTCCTGAACGCCTGACAGCGTCACACGCGCTAGGTTACAGAGAAAAACGGCAAGAGCAGTACCCAGTTCCTGCTGATATGATTCTCCAGTGTATCCCGAAAAATAGCTGCTCTATGTATATTCCGTCAATACACCCGCCCACCTTACAGGGAGAGGGTGTGACGTTTCCGACCTGTGTCGAGGTTGGTATTTCATTGCAAAATCCCTGGTCCTGATGATTTTCAAAGACATTACCTGGCTGGACAGTGCCAGTATTGAAGCGATCAAACAGCAGTTGCCTGAAACTGTTTCCCGGCGTCCCCTGACTCGCGGTCTGCGCCGAAGCGCCCTTATGGTTTCGGCCCATCGGCTCAACCATCTGAACAAACTGGATGTACTGGCAGCTGATATGGCTGTCATCAATTTGGAGGATGGCGTTGCGCCGCAAGAGAAGCCCCGCGCTCGTGCTCTGGCCGCGCTGTTTACCGCCCATGCCCGAGAGGCGAAAACAGAACTGATTGTACGGGTCAATCCCCTGGGTGAAGGGGGAGAAGAAGATATCCGTTTGATCAACCGGGCAGTGCCGGACTCAATCCGTATTCCAAAGGTTAGAACCGCTCAGGAAGTCGAACAGGCTTGTCGCCTGGTAGATCCTGCGATTCGAATCCATCTCTCTATCGAGACCGGTGAGGCGCTGAAGAAACTTGCCGATCTGAGGGTTGAGGAGCGGGTGGATACGGTCTATCTGGGTATTCTGGATTTATGTGCCGATCTCGGATTGCCCCAGTCAGTGATCACGCCGGGGAATCCAACGGCCAGCTATCTGCTTTCACGTTTTCTGGTGGATGCCCTCACAGCCGGCTTTCATCCGGTATCGTTTGTCCATCAGGAGTACAAGGATCTGAATACCTTCGAAAAATGGTGCCTCCTGGAACGGAGCATGGGATTTTCATCCAAAGGCTGTATCTCGCCGGGTCAGGTGGAGCTGGCCAACCGGGTTTTCGCCCCCAAGCTAGAGGAGCGCGTGCGAGCAATAATCATTGTGCGCTGTTTTGAGGAGGAGGCAAAAAAAGGCAATACCGGCTTTGTGCATGAGCAGTACGGGTTTATCGATGAGCCTGTTTACAGAGGAGCATTGGCTGTCCTTGCAGCAACCGATCAGGAGTAGGGAAGATTCTTCCGTAACCCTGATAAGTCGAGGAAAAAAGATGGCCGATGCGATAACATCGGCCTTATTATTGATAGACTGGATTGAGCGTAGATTTATGCAGGCTACCCCTGCCCGAGGCCCTCTTTTTGAGGGTTTCAGCAACACCTTTAGCTCAGGCAGTGATCTCCTCCCTGAACTTGCAAGGAAAAAATGGACTCATTAAGAAGCCAAAGCGATTGATTGTTGATAGTGCATCATGAACTCCACGGGCGCGGAATAGGATGTCCCCTATTTTTCTCAGAAATCCAGCGGACTGCGAGGCTCTTTCCTCGTCGAACTTTTGACCGTATGCGTGTAGATCATTGTTGTCTGTAGATCACTATGTCCCAGTAATTCCTGTATAGTCCGGATGTCGTAATTTGCCTGAAGCAGATGACTGGCGAAGCTGTGCCGGAACGCGCTTTGTCAGCGTTGTGGAAGTGGATGCCGTTATTGTCAAAAACCCCTTGACATCGTTGGTATAAAGCAGTGCAGGTGGCTTGCTCCGGACAAAAGTCTGGAACTTACGGGTCCAGCCATAGTAACTCGACAGGGTTTTAGCAGAATAATGTCGAACCCGGATTTCTTCCCTCAGCTTTATCAGTTCATCCACCCAGGACGCACCTTCAGACTGCGTGGAGGCTGGAGGCGTTTTTTGCAGTTATTTCAGGTTCGGAAGCAGGCGGAGACAGACTACCATCCGTTTCTCCTGCCATTCGATAGCACAAGCGAACAGCACATGACGCCTCCTCGATCTGAAAGGAACGTTGTCTCTTTGGCTTTCAGCTTTTCGGTGAATAGACCAAGGCTCCGTTTGTCAAGGTATCCATGCCCGTATTTGAGGCAGAAATCCAGATAATAGCGAAACCATTTCCGATATTCGGTATGACGGTTGGTATCAACCGCCTCACGTCCCAGCCAGTCGTTGAATTTGTCTACAAGCTCTTTCGGCAAGGTGATCATAAGTGAAATCCCGATACTTTATTATCCTGAATATATTATGATATCCATAAGGCTTAACTTCAAACATTTTCTTGATTTTTACTCATTTTTTATGTTAATTTTTAACAATGTCATGACAGAACAGTCTCACAAGGTGCCGTTGATGAGCGTTCCATGAAACGAGACATGAAGAAACGAACTAATAAACTGGTTCCAGTCGACTACGTCGCCTGGAATCGCGGCGCTCACTTCGTTCGGCCTTGTCCCGTCGCCTTGCGCCGGAACAAGGCTCTTCACCTGACGGCTCAGCCGTCGAACCTGCGGTTCGCCGCCTGCTCCGCAGGTGAGCGCCGCGATTAGCCATCAATTTGCAGGAAAAATGGAAATAGCGAAAATTGTCCTTGAATTCATCCGGGCT
Coding sequences:
- a CDS encoding GNAT family N-acetyltransferase; its protein translation is MPEPEAWTSHRLCTRSTFVADDKGILAGFGELDRDGHIDGFYCHHQYQRQGVGSALLHRIEQEAISAGLRRLFTEASITARPFFAAHGFVVLKQQIVVRRHVELKNFLMEKQLQADTSH
- a CDS encoding phage integrase N-terminal SAM-like domain-containing protein, which gives rise to MDELIKLREEIRVRHYSAKTLSSYYGWTRKFQTFVRSKPPALLYTNDVKGFLTITASTSTTLTKRVPAQLRQSSASGKLRHPDYTGITGT
- a CDS encoding HpcH/HpaI aldolase/citrate lyase family protein, with amino-acid sequence MIFKDITWLDSASIEAIKQQLPETVSRRPLTRGLRRSALMVSAHRLNHLNKLDVLAADMAVINLEDGVAPQEKPRARALAALFTAHAREAKTELIVRVNPLGEGGEEDIRLINRAVPDSIRIPKVRTAQEVEQACRLVDPAIRIHLSIETGEALKKLADLRVEERVDTVYLGILDLCADLGLPQSVITPGNPTASYLLSRFLVDALTAGFHPVSFVHQEYKDLNTFEKWCLLERSMGFSSKGCISPGQVELANRVFAPKLEERVRAIIIVRCFEEEAKKGNTGFVHEQYGFIDEPVYRGALAVLAATDQE
- a CDS encoding phage integrase N-terminal SAM-like domain-containing protein: MCHALYVRHYSNRTTDTYCAWIKRFVRFHKLRHSKEMGETEINAFLTNLAVD
- a CDS encoding vWA domain-containing protein, which gives rise to MMMKKLFLPLVVAMCALPAPAAFAASPAADSSCPDPKNIQDEALREAMGEYALQYDNLRPVDGRCPSDTRLVQLALLLDTSNSMDGLINQAKSQLWRIVNELSRMHKRGGDIRLQVALYEYGNNDLFPSTGFIRQVTPFTEDLDRISEALFSLDTNGGSEYCGHVIGSSLNRLRWNRSDEGLKLIYIAGNEPFNQGPVSYEVACRWASERDIAVNTIYCGDYRVGIDTFWQRGADVGGGSYFAIDSDRVTRGIATPYDDDLMRLDKRMNATYVPYGAQGQARLARQTEQDANAARLSAPVAAERAVSKGSKLYQASDWDLVDAVRQEKLSVDTLDKQYLPDELQGMSADELSGYIDGKQKERQELKQQIAELSRKREAYIREQEEKAADDESLGSAILKNLRDQAGARQFDVK
- a CDS encoding DUF397 domain-containing protein; the encoded protein is MSEKITFNGREFHKSSFSGPGHNCVGVSIQNDSVAVINTNTKKEMVTFTQDEWKAFIQGVKNSEFEL
- a CDS encoding DUF1648 domain-containing protein encodes the protein MSAKKKDSLAIALFSLLGALMVGHAIYHYPLLPDRIAIHFGFSGAPDAWGSKTAFFFWYFVLTLIIVGGYALLQRTFSQKNTSWISIPNKEYWLEPERADETLDYLRRGLLLLGSGTLLFVLDLIHQSFQVSLGHASKLTHIWTSAGIYIVLCIAWIAGVYRRFASPPVS